TCTACGTCCCCTGCGAGGTGTGCAAGGGGGCCCGCTACAACCGGGAGACCCTCGAAGTCCACTACAAGGGCAAGACCATCGCCGAAGTCCTCGACCTTCCCATCGAGGACGCCGCGGAGTTCTTCGAACCGATCACGGCCATTCACCGCCACCTCAAGACCCTGGTCGACGTCGGGCTCGGTTACGTCCGGCTGGGGCAGCCCGCCCCGACGCTGTCCGGTGGCGAGGCCCAGCGGGTCAAACTCGCCAGCGAGCTGCAGAAACGCTCCACCGGTCAAACCGTCTACATCCTCGACGAGCCGACTACGGGACTGCACTTCGAGGACATCCGCAAGTTGCTCGGTGTGGTCAACGGTCTGGTCGACAAGGGCAACACCGTGATCGTGATCGAGCACAACCTCGATGTGATCAAGATGTCCGACTGGCTGCTGGACCTGGGGCCCGAGGGGGGCAGTGGTGGCGGCACGCTCGTCGGCGAGGGGACCCCGGAGCAGCTCGCGGAGATCGAGGAGAGCTACACGGGCAGATTCCTGGCGCCGGTACTGGCCGAACACTGATCGCTCCTCCGACGGTGGGCGGGACGATCCTCGGCTCAGTGGGAGTCGAAAGCGCCCGCCATCGGGCGTGTCCCGCCTCCGCCCCCCGCGCGCGAGGACTCCGCCGATGTTCCTCTCGGCCCGGCGGTGGACTGATCACCGGCAGAGTGGAACGAGGCGAACCGGACCTCGGCGGAGATCGGATACTGTGTACTCTTTTCCCCCGCGTGCCGGTGTGTGCCGCCGTGCGGGGCCGACTCGTGTCTCGTTCGACAGCCCGCGGAACGCCGCCGAGCACAACCGTATCGTCACAGTGTCGGAACGGAAGGTGGGCGCAGCAGCGTGAGCGGGGTCGACTACTACGAGCTGCTCGGAGTGTCTCGCGAAGCCTCCGCCGCGGAGATCAAGTCGGCCTACCGGTCGCTTGCCCGGGTCATGCACCCCGACGCCGGTGGCACGGCGGGAACCTTCCGCTCCCTGCAGGAGGCCTACGAGACCCTCAGCGACCCCGTGCGTCGTGCGGCCTACGACAGGGGTGACACCCCCGCAGCCACCGGACGGGACAGCCGCGGCGGTCCAGCCCGCCGTCGCCGCCCGTCCGGGGGACGTGCCGACAGACGTGATTTCGGGGCCGACCCGAACTTCGTGCCTCCGGCCCCGGAGCCCGACGTCGAGCGGCTGCGGTGGTGGAACGAGGTGAACCCGGAGCAACCGGTCCGCTACGTTCCCCGCGCCGCTTACCGACGGGGTGAGGTGCTGGGCACCATCGGTGGGTGGGCGCTGCTGCTGCCCGTGGTGCTGATGAGCGACGCCTGGCCGCTGTTACTGGTGCTGTGGCTCATGCCCGCCGTTGCCGTCGCCGGGGTCTACCGCCGTGCTCCCGAGTACCTTCCCCCGGCCCCGGAGGATCGGGCGTTTCTGTCCGAGTTCGGCCGTTGCGCCGTGTTCGGAGCTCCGGACGGGGTGCGCGGGGAGTCGGGTGAGCGCTTCACGGCCATGTTGCTGGCGGACTACTTCACCCGTATGCCGGGTGCCAAGGTGTTCCACGGTCTTTCCTGGCCCGGCTCGGTCTTCGCCGACATCGACCACGCCGTGCTGTGCGGCAGGCGGCTGGTGCTGATCGAGTCGAAGATGTGGTTGCCCGGGCACTACACCGCCGACGCGGACGGCACGCTGCGCCGCAACGGCGGGAAGTTCCGGGGCGGGGGCACCAGGCTTCCGGAAGGGATCGCCGCCTACCGCGAGCTCCTCGACGACATCGAGGTGGTGGGAGCGCTCGTGATCTATCCGAGCCGGGCGGGTGAGATCACCGCGAGTGAATCACCCACGACCGCTCCGGCGCCTCCGATGACGCCCGAGGGATTCGTCCGGGAGATCGGCCAGTACCTCGCTCGTGAGCCCGCCGTGGTGCACCGTGACGCCTTTCGGGCGGTGCTGGCTCGCGTCGTTCCCTGAAGTACCGCGGTTTTCCGGCCAGCGGGGTGAGACCTCATCTCGCTCGAGCCGGTGGTACAAAAATGATCTCCCCGATTCCCCGTGCGGGACGCTCGAAGGTAGCCCTCCTCGCCGTTCACCCCGACGATTCGCCGGGGATCCACGAACCCGAAAGGCAGCTGGCTGATTTCGGGTCCTCGTCAGGGAAATGATGATCTTGATTCTGTGGAATCGGGGTTTCGTGTGCGATGAAAAACGTCGGTTTCGGGATGAATTTTCCCTCTATCTACGGTCGCTCGAAAGCGTGATAAAACGCTGACCTGCGACTTTTCTTGTTTCGGGGATTCTGTGAAAAACATTCATTTGGTAATGTCGCTTCGCAATTCCCGGAAAGTGAAATGTGATTCATGTTGAATGAGACCACTGGAATCGCCGGGAGTGGGTCCGGCGTTCCGAAAAGGAACAAATCGAATGCCTTCTCGTTTTTGCTCTCCGCCGCGGGGATACTGATCGTCGCGATCAATCTGCGTCCCGCCATAGCGTCGGTGGCTCCCGTGGTCGGCCAGATCCAGTCGGAAACAGGGCTGTCGAACACGGCTACCGGATTGCTCACCACCGTTCCGCTGCTGTGCTTCGTGCTGTTGTCGACCACCGCGCCGCGGTTGGGAAGGAGCTACGGCGAGGAGCGGACCATAGCGCTGGCGCTGTTGCTGCTGTTGGCGGGGATCCTGCTGCGCGTCGTTCCCGCGGCCGTCGCGCTGTTCGGCGGAACGGTGCTCGTGGGTGTAGCCATCACCGGTGGCAACGTGCTGCTTCCCACGGTGATCAAAAAACGTTTCGGGGCCCAGAGCGGTGTCATGACCGGGCTGTACACCATGGGCATCAGCATCGGTACGGCGGCCGCCGCCGGGCTGACGATTCCTTGGCAGCAGCTCACGGGAGTCGACTGGCGCACGGCGCTGGCGGTGTGGGCCATCCCGGCGGTGTTGGCGGTGTTGCTCTGGATCCCCCAACATCGCGAGCGCAGGCCCCCCTCCGGAGGGACGACCGGCAGCGTCCGGGGTAGACAGGCCTGGCGCAGCGCGTTGGGGTGGGGGGTCACGGGCTTCTTCGCGTTGCTGTCGCTGACCTTCTACACCGTGATCGCCTGGCTGCCCAAGATACTGACCGAGAGCGGTATGGACCCCGCCACCGGTGGGCAGATGCTTTCACTGGCCAACCTCGTGGGGATCCCCTTCTCGCTGACCGCGCCCATCCTGGCGGCCCGGAGCGGCCGGCAGGTGTGGATCACCACCTCCTTTCCGGGGCTGCTGCTCCTCGGGCTGTTGGGGCTGACTCTCTCCCCCGGAGAGGGGACGGTGTTCTGGGTGCTGATCCTGGGGGTCGGCCTCGGTGGAACGATCGGGATCGGCTTCATGCTGGTCGTGCTGCGCGCGGCCGATTCGCAGGGAGCGGCCGCGCTCGCGGCGATGTCGCAGACCGCCGGCTACTCGGTGGCCGCGACCGGCCCGATCCTGACCGGTGCGCTGCGCGATCTCACCGGCTCGTGGACACTACCGTTGCTCTCGCTGTGCCTGCTGGTCGCGATCCAGATCCCGATAGGGATGTTCGTGGGGCAGAACCGCCAGTTCGGCGCCACCGGGGGGACCGGTCGGGTCGTGCTGCGCTCCCGGGTGACGCACTCGCGGTCCTCGGACCGAAGGTGGACGTCCGTCACCGCGAGGCAGACCGAGGTCCCGGAGGAGCCGTTCGTCCCGGACGACGAGCGTTTCCCGACGGAGGGCAGCTCGGCGACGCGGGACACCTGAATCCGCCCAGCACCGCCCCCGAGGCCCGTTCCCCGTGCCGGGCCAGCTCGTTCCACCGGGATCCGCTCAACGGGGGTTACCGGGTACACCGGGGCGTTTCTGCCAGGGCATCGGTCCCTCCAACGGCCGGAACTCCACCCCGAACGCGGTCAGCCGGTCGAGGTGCTCGGCCTCCAGTCGGGCACGGAAACGCGAGAAGTCCCGCACCGTGCTCCGCGACCAGGCGACCTCGGCGAAGGCACACAGTCGGGGGAAGGCCGCGTAGTCGACCCTGGACGGTGAGTCGAGGTGCTCGGTCCACACCTGCGCCTGCGTGCCCAGGACGTGCCGGGAGACCGAACTCGGCGACTCCGCCGGTACCGGCTCGTAGTCGTAGACGTCTTCGAGCGTGCGGACGAATCCGACCGGAATCGGCTCGTCCGGATCGTCGGACTGCCGGTGGTCCAGGTACACCCGCTGCTCGGGGCACATGACCGTGTCGTAGCCGGCCTCGGCCGCCCGGATACCGGACGCCTCGTCCCGCCACGAGGCCACGATGCAGCCGGACGGCAGCCGCTCGCCGGAGTCGAGCGCCTCGTCCCAGCTGATGGCGCGTCTGCCGTTGGCGTGCAGGTGCTCGATGATCCGACGCAGGAACCAACCGTGCAGCCGTGCCGGCTCCGACAGGCCCAGCGCTTCGCTGCGCCGCACGGCCCGAGGACCGCGTTCCCACTCGTGGGGCGGTACCTCGTCCCCTCCCACGCACACGACGGGGGAGGGGAACACGCTCATCACGTGGTCGAACACTCGGCGGAAGAACTCCACCGTGCTCTCCTCCGCGTTGAGCACGTGCTCGCTGACGCCCCAGCCGGTCCACACTTCCAGCCTTCGTCGCGGATCGTTTCCCAGTTCGGGGTAGGAGGCGATGGCGGCCTGGCAGTGCCCGGGCACGTCGATCTCGGGGATGACGGTGATCCGGTGTTCGGCGGCGTAGGAGACGATCTCGGTCAGATCCGCCTCGGTGTAGTACCCCCCGTGGGGGCGATCGACGTAACCGGCGTCGGGGCCCGCGCCCAGCTGGGAGCCCGTTCGCCAGGCGCCGATCTCGGTGAGCCGGGGCAGCCCCGGAACCTCGACGCGCCACCCCTGGTCGTCGGTCAGGTGCAGGTGCAGCACGTTGAGCTTGTGCGCCGCCAGCAGTTCGACGAACCGCAGCACTTCGCGCTTGGGCATGAAGTGTCGCGCCAGGTCCAGGTGGCAACCGCGCCAGGAGAACCGCGGGTGGTCCTCGATCTCGCCGCACGGCAGCGGCCACGGCCCCCGCCGAACCGGGGAGCCACGCCACGCGTCCGCGCCGAGCAGCTGACGCAGGGTCTGGGCGGCGTAGTGGGCGCCGGACTCGTCGTGCGCCTCGGCCAGGACGCCCCGCTCGGTGATCTCGATCCGGTAGCCTTCGGGGGCGGTGATCTCCTCGGGCGCGAGCCGGAACCCGATGTCGCCGTGTTCGGCCTCGGTCAGGGGGAGACCGGTGGCCGCGCCCACGTGCCTGCGCAACCATTCCCCGGCGGCGGTGCCGCCCGAGACCGTGGTGTTCCCGTCCAGCGTGAACGTGCCCGGTGCCGGTAGCACCCGAACGGGGCGTGGCACGACCGAGTCCAGCGGTGGCGGGGCGGTACTCGTGCTCAAGCCTTCACCGCCCCCGCGATCCCCGAAACCAGATGACGCTGTACGAACACGAAGAACACCAGCACCGGGATGGTCATCAGCGTCGACCCCGCCATGATGGCTCCCCAGTCGTTGCCGGTCGGTTTGAAGAAGACCAGGATCGCCAGCGGCAGCGTCTGGTTCTCCGTCGCCGAGATGATGAAGGTCTTGGCGAACAGGAAGTCGTTCCAGGCGTGGATGAACGACAACACGCTCATCGCTACCAGGCCCGGGGCGACCAGCGGAAAGAGTACCTGCCACGTGAACCGGAACCTGCCGGCTCCGTCCAGGGTGGCGGCCTCCTCCAGTTCGGCGGGAACGGCCGCGACGAAGCCGCGCAGCATCCAGATCGCGAACGGCAGGCTGAAGGCCAAGTGCACCAGGACCAACGAGCCGAGGTGATTCAGGCCGAACCACGGAGCCACCGAACCCACCGAGCGCATCAGGAAGAACAGCGGGATGGTCAACGCTTCCACCGGTACCATCTGGGCCACCAGGATCATCACCAGCAGCACCGTTCTGCCGCGGAAGCGGAACCGGGTCAGGGCCACGGCGGCCAGGAACGACAGCACCAGCGAGACCAGCACGACCACCCCAGCCACGAGCACGCTGTTCAGGAAGTACCTGCCGAAGTTGTCCACAGTGAACACTTGGCGGAAATTCTCCAGCGTGGGGGAGAGCGTCCACGGACGTGGATCGGTGGACTGGATCTGCCCTGCCGGTTTGAACGCCGTGAGCACCATCCAGTAGAGCGGAAAGGCGATAGCGGCTGCCACGAGCACGGTCGCGATCTCGGCCAGCGTCCTCCCGGGACGTTTTCCCGGTAGCACGCGGCCTGTGACGCCGCGCTTCGGGCCGCGTGCCGCGATTGTCATGTGCTTTCCCCCGTGCCTCGTTGTACTCGCAGGTAAATCACTGTGATCACCAACAGCAGGACGGTCATCACCACTCCGATGGCGGAGCCCATTCCGTAGTTCGACCCCGCGAACGCCTCCTGGTAAGCGTATACGTTGAGCACCAGATTCTGCCCCGCGATTCCGCCGCCGTCGGTCATCACGTATATCTGTGTGAAAATCTTGAAGTCCCAGATGATCGACTGGATGGTGGCGATCACCAACAACGGGCGAAGCATGGGCAGCAGCACGCTCCGCGTGGTTCGCCACGCCGAGGCTCCGTCCAACGAGGCGGCTTCGACGATCTCGTTCGGTACCGCCTTGATGCCCGCGTACATGGTCACCATCACGAAGGGGAAGGAGCACCAGACGACCTCACCCGCCACCAGGGCGAAGGCGGTGAACCGGTCGTAGGTCCAGGAAAACCCCGACATGCTCTGCCAGCCGAGTCCGCTCAGCACTTCGTTGACCAGTCCGAAGTCCTGGTCGAACAGGAAGAGCCACACGGTCGAGCCCGCCACGGCCGGGGTCGCCCACGCGCCGAGCGCCGCCAGGAAGAGCAGCGTGCGGGGCAGCCAACGGACCCTGCTGGCCAGCACGGCCAGCACGATCCCCACCGCCAGGCTGCCCAGCACGCAGACCGCGGCGAACCCGCAGGTGTTGAGCAGCACCATCCAGAACCGGCCGTCGCCGAGCAACGCCGTGTAGTTGCCCAGTCCTAGGAACTCCAGCGGTGCTCCGCCGCTCGCCTGTGCCTGTCCGTACTCGTACAGCGACAGCTGCACGAGCTGGTAGAGCGGATAGGCCATGACCGCAACCAGCAGGATCCCGGCCGGTGCCAGGTAGAGCGCAGCGGTGCGGGCCTGTCCGTCACCGCTACCGCGACTCGGACGACGACCGCGTCGCGTCGTCGGGGCACCGGGCGGGTTCTTCGCGTCCGGCTCGGTGGTCAGCTCGGCTGTCATCGGCTGGAACCTGTTCCTGATCCGGGAGGGGGGCTACTCGCCGAACGTGCTGTTCATGCGTCGGGCCGCTTCGCCGGTGGCCCCTCGAACTCCTTCGCCGGTGGCGATCCGCTGCGCCATCGTCGGCAGGATCTCCTGCGCGTCGATCTCGGACCATGTCGGAGTGCTCGGCACGAACCGGGTTCCCGCCTGCAGGGTCTCGATGAAGGGTTCGATGGCGGGGTCGTCCGCCGCGACCTGGTCCTGGACGTCCTCGAAGGTGGGCAGATAGCTCATCGCCTCGTACATCTCGCGCTGGTGCTTCTTGCCCGCGAGCACCTTGATGAACTCCTGGGCCAACGTGGAATGGTCCGAGGAGCGCATCACGCCGAGCAGGTTCCCGCCCGCGAAGGCCGGCGCGACCGAACCGGGCTCACGTCCCGGCAGTGGGACCACGTCGTAGTCGTCGCCCGCGGCCCCCTCGTTGACAGCGGTGCGGTTGAAATCCCCACCGATCGTCATGGCCGCCTTGCCCCCGGCGAAGGCCTGCACACTCTCGGTCCCGGTCATCTGGGAGCACTGGTCGGGTGGGCAGATCGACGGGTCGAGCAGCCGGGTGTAGGTGCGAATGCCGCGACGGGAGGGCTCGGTGTCGATGGTGGACCGCCACGAACCGTCCTCGCGTTCGGCGAGTTCACCGCCGAAGGCCCAGACGAACGGCATCATCGCGTAGGTGTACTTGCCCCCGGCCGCGATACCGTACATGTCCGGCCGCTGCGAGCGGATCGTACGAGCGGTCTCCACGAGTTCGTCGAGGGTGCGCGGCGGTTCGAGGCCCAGGTCCTCGAAAACGTCGGTGCGGTAGTACAGCGCCCTCACGCCGGTGAACCAGGGGACACCGTAGATCCTGTCGTCCACTTTCGCCGTGTCCAGCACCGAGTCGGAGAGGTCGGAGGCGGCGGGCCAGTTCTCGACCATGCCGGTGAGGTCCGACATCCCACCCGCCGCTACGTAGCTGGCGAGGTCGGTGTTGCCGAACTCCGCGACGTCGGGGGCGCTGGAGGGGTCGTTGAAAGCTCCGGTGAACCGTTCCGAGCGCGTGTCCACCGCGATGTAGCGGACATCGACGGTGACGTCCTCGTGGGCGCTCTCGAACTCCCGCACCGCGGCATCGACCACTTTTTCCTTCGGTTCCCGATTGGCCTCGTCGAACAGCCAAACCCGGAGGGTTCCCGTCCGGCTGTCCTCATCGGAGCCTGACTGGTCGACCTGCGGTGGGCCACAGCCCACCAGCAACGTGGTCGCGATCGCGACGGTGGCTAACTTCCAGAACCGCATGACACCTCCGTTGCGTTCAATGCAACGTTTGTTCTGTTCTGCGCAATGTGGTCGATGCTAGGCGGACAGGGGAGTGGACACAAGGTCTAGACCTGTAAGAGTCCATCGCGGATGGAACCGCGTCGGCCGAGCACGTGAACCGAATGGGTTTCCCGTGGGTTTCGGAGGAGACGTTCACCGTCGAGCGTGGCGGGTGCCGTCCTTCGTGGCCGTTCCGCCACACCGGCCGGCGGGACCGAACTCCCCGCCGTCGCTTCCGCGCCGAGCACCCGCCCGCTGAGCTCGGCTACAGCGCCACCATCGCCACTCCGGGGGCCGCCACCGCCTCGATCACCGGATGCGGTTTCCCAGTGACCGTGTCACGCGGCAGGCGGGTCACCGTGCCCGAGTTCTGGTTGGCCACGTAGAGCCAACGACCGCTGCCGTCGAGAGCGCAGTGCCGCGGCCAGGCCCCACCCGTGCCGGTCGTGCCCACCAGGCGCAGTCGTGCTCCCCCGTCGCGCACCTCGAAGTGGGCGATCTCGTCGTCACCCCGGTTCGTGACGTAGCAGTCCCCCGCGGCTGTCACGACCACCTCGGCGGGGTAGTTCTCCCCCTCGGCTCCGCTCGGTCGGGTGCTGACGCTCTCGCCCGGTTCGAAGGTGCCCTTCGCGGCGTCCCACGCCAGTACCGTCACGGTGCTGGCCAGCTCGTTGACCAGGTACGCGTGCCCACCGTCCGGTCGGAAGGCCAGATGACGTGGTCCGCTGCCCGCCGCCAGGGACAGCCGCTGGTTCTCCCGCAGCCTGCCGGACTCGGGGTCGAGCCGGTAGGTGAACACCGCGTCCGCGCCGAGGTCTACCGCGACGACCCACCGCCCGCTCGGATCGGTCAGCACCTGGTGGGCGTGCGGTTCGCGCCGTTCCGAGGAGTGCCGAACCAGATCGGTCGACTCCCCGAGCCCGCCGTCCGGCCGCAGCCGGTGGACCACGACGGTTCCGTCGGTGTAGTTGGCCGTCAGCAGAAAGCGCCCGCTGGGGTGCACGCTGAGGTGCGTGGGACCGCCGCCCCGGCTGGACCGGGTGTTCAGGATCCTGGGGTTTCGCGGGTCGCGCAGGCTCAGCGCCGTGACCGAGCCGTCCGGGACCAGTTCGTTGGTGGCGTAGAGCACGTGGCGGTTGGGGGAGAACGCCAGCCATGACGCGTCGGGAACTCCCTCGACCGGGTGGGTCGGTCGCAGCTCTCCCGTCCCCAGGTGGTGGGCGGCCACGTCGAGCCCCCTGCCGGGCGGGTCGGTCCAGCTGAAACTGCCGAGGTAGGCGGGTCTGAGGTGGCCTTCCACCCGCGCCGCCGCGGAACCGGGCAGTACCGCGGCGGCGGTGCCCGCGGCGCCCAGGGAGGCCAGTAACGTACGCCGGCTCAACGGATTCGCTGACATGACTCTCCTGTTCTCCGTGCGGCGCCCGGAGCGGACACCGGAGGTGGGCCCCGGGCGCCGCCTGGGGGAGGCGATCTTCGTCGCCTCAGTCTGCCGCACCTTTCCTGGGTGGACTAGACCAAAATTCGCGATGGCGTTTTCCGGACAGACCCTTGCGTGACGCCGGCGAACTCGTCCGCGCGTTCGTGCGGAGTCCCCGGGGAACCGCCGCCGTGTCGTGAGGCTCGGGGCGGGAGCGTGGGAGTACCGTCGGGCCCCGACGGGGGGACGGGAAACCTCGATCAGCGCGGGGCGGTCGCTCCGCGCCGGAGGGCGCGGCCCGGGGTGGCGTCGTTGCGTACCCCGTGCTCGAGTACCGGGACACCGTTGACCAGTACGTGTTCGATGCCGCTCGGTAGCGCGCGCGGTTGTTCGAACGTCGCGTTGTCGCGGATCTCGTCCGGATCGAACAACACGAGATCGGCGACCATGCCCGGACGTACGAGTCCCCGGTCGTGCAG
The nucleotide sequence above comes from Actinopolyspora erythraea. Encoded proteins:
- a CDS encoding lactonase family protein, giving the protein MSANPLSRRTLLASLGAAGTAAAVLPGSAAARVEGHLRPAYLGSFSWTDPPGRGLDVAAHHLGTGELRPTHPVEGVPDASWLAFSPNRHVLYATNELVPDGSVTALSLRDPRNPRILNTRSSRGGGPTHLSVHPSGRFLLTANYTDGTVVVHRLRPDGGLGESTDLVRHSSERREPHAHQVLTDPSGRWVVAVDLGADAVFTYRLDPESGRLRENQRLSLAAGSGPRHLAFRPDGGHAYLVNELASTVTVLAWDAAKGTFEPGESVSTRPSGAEGENYPAEVVVTAAGDCYVTNRGDDEIAHFEVRDGGARLRLVGTTGTGGAWPRHCALDGSGRWLYVANQNSGTVTRLPRDTVTGKPHPVIEAVAAPGVAMVAL
- a CDS encoding extracellular solute-binding protein yields the protein MRFWKLATVAIATTLLVGCGPPQVDQSGSDEDSRTGTLRVWLFDEANREPKEKVVDAAVREFESAHEDVTVDVRYIAVDTRSERFTGAFNDPSSAPDVAEFGNTDLASYVAAGGMSDLTGMVENWPAASDLSDSVLDTAKVDDRIYGVPWFTGVRALYYRTDVFEDLGLEPPRTLDELVETARTIRSQRPDMYGIAAGGKYTYAMMPFVWAFGGELAEREDGSWRSTIDTEPSRRGIRTYTRLLDPSICPPDQCSQMTGTESVQAFAGGKAAMTIGGDFNRTAVNEGAAGDDYDVVPLPGREPGSVAPAFAGGNLLGVMRSSDHSTLAQEFIKVLAGKKHQREMYEAMSYLPTFEDVQDQVAADDPAIEPFIETLQAGTRFVPSTPTWSEIDAQEILPTMAQRIATGEGVRGATGEAARRMNSTFGE
- a CDS encoding beta-N-acetylhexosaminidase, translated to MSTSTAPPPLDSVVPRPVRVLPAPGTFTLDGNTTVSGGTAAGEWLRRHVGAATGLPLTEAEHGDIGFRLAPEEITAPEGYRIEITERGVLAEAHDESGAHYAAQTLRQLLGADAWRGSPVRRGPWPLPCGEIEDHPRFSWRGCHLDLARHFMPKREVLRFVELLAAHKLNVLHLHLTDDQGWRVEVPGLPRLTEIGAWRTGSQLGAGPDAGYVDRPHGGYYTEADLTEIVSYAAEHRITVIPEIDVPGHCQAAIASYPELGNDPRRRLEVWTGWGVSEHVLNAEESTVEFFRRVFDHVMSVFPSPVVCVGGDEVPPHEWERGPRAVRRSEALGLSEPARLHGWFLRRIIEHLHANGRRAISWDEALDSGERLPSGCIVASWRDEASGIRAAEAGYDTVMCPEQRVYLDHRQSDDPDEPIPVGFVRTLEDVYDYEPVPAESPSSVSRHVLGTQAQVWTEHLDSPSRVDYAAFPRLCAFAEVAWSRSTVRDFSRFRARLEAEHLDRLTAFGVEFRPLEGPMPWQKRPGVPGNPR
- a CDS encoding CynX/NimT family MFS transporter, whose protein sequence is MLSAAGILIVAINLRPAIASVAPVVGQIQSETGLSNTATGLLTTVPLLCFVLLSTTAPRLGRSYGEERTIALALLLLLAGILLRVVPAAVALFGGTVLVGVAITGGNVLLPTVIKKRFGAQSGVMTGLYTMGISIGTAAAAGLTIPWQQLTGVDWRTALAVWAIPAVLAVLLWIPQHRERRPPSGGTTGSVRGRQAWRSALGWGVTGFFALLSLTFYTVIAWLPKILTESGMDPATGGQMLSLANLVGIPFSLTAPILAARSGRQVWITTSFPGLLLLGLLGLTLSPGEGTVFWVLILGVGLGGTIGIGFMLVVLRAADSQGAAALAAMSQTAGYSVAATGPILTGALRDLTGSWTLPLLSLCLLVAIQIPIGMFVGQNRQFGATGGTGRVVLRSRVTHSRSSDRRWTSVTARQTEVPEEPFVPDDERFPTEGSSATRDT
- a CDS encoding nuclease-related domain-containing protein: MSGVDYYELLGVSREASAAEIKSAYRSLARVMHPDAGGTAGTFRSLQEAYETLSDPVRRAAYDRGDTPAATGRDSRGGPARRRRPSGGRADRRDFGADPNFVPPAPEPDVERLRWWNEVNPEQPVRYVPRAAYRRGEVLGTIGGWALLLPVVLMSDAWPLLLVLWLMPAVAVAGVYRRAPEYLPPAPEDRAFLSEFGRCAVFGAPDGVRGESGERFTAMLLADYFTRMPGAKVFHGLSWPGSVFADIDHAVLCGRRLVLIESKMWLPGHYTADADGTLRRNGGKFRGGGTRLPEGIAAYRELLDDIEVVGALVIYPSRAGEITASESPTTAPAPPMTPEGFVREIGQYLAREPAVVHRDAFRAVLARVVP
- a CDS encoding carbohydrate ABC transporter permease yields the protein MTAELTTEPDAKNPPGAPTTRRGRRPSRGSGDGQARTAALYLAPAGILLVAVMAYPLYQLVQLSLYEYGQAQASGGAPLEFLGLGNYTALLGDGRFWMVLLNTCGFAAVCVLGSLAVGIVLAVLASRVRWLPRTLLFLAALGAWATPAVAGSTVWLFLFDQDFGLVNEVLSGLGWQSMSGFSWTYDRFTAFALVAGEVVWCSFPFVMVTMYAGIKAVPNEIVEAASLDGASAWRTTRSVLLPMLRPLLVIATIQSIIWDFKIFTQIYVMTDGGGIAGQNLVLNVYAYQEAFAGSNYGMGSAIGVVMTVLLLVITVIYLRVQRGTGEST
- a CDS encoding carbohydrate ABC transporter permease, which codes for MTIAARGPKRGVTGRVLPGKRPGRTLAEIATVLVAAAIAFPLYWMVLTAFKPAGQIQSTDPRPWTLSPTLENFRQVFTVDNFGRYFLNSVLVAGVVVLVSLVLSFLAAVALTRFRFRGRTVLLVMILVAQMVPVEALTIPLFFLMRSVGSVAPWFGLNHLGSLVLVHLAFSLPFAIWMLRGFVAAVPAELEEAATLDGAGRFRFTWQVLFPLVAPGLVAMSVLSFIHAWNDFLFAKTFIISATENQTLPLAILVFFKPTGNDWGAIMAGSTLMTIPVLVFFVFVQRHLVSGIAGAVKA